Proteins encoded in a region of the Streptomyces akebiae genome:
- a CDS encoding DUF6114 domain-containing protein produces MSAESTGQNEDYLRAFRRRFSDWRGSRPFWAGLLVLLGGFPIMYLPYANLQIGHLTLAMSTTGGAGSLIIGVLLVVLGVSLWFQRHVRTFAGTAAILLALVSIPVSNLGGFGVGFLLSLIGGALAIAWAPGHEEAAVPSTYKTPSRKPVAQDTAPENTAQQGAVPLHKGDAPESAGAGSVSGAANDEGDDLTGTTPTNGTNGRHSAG; encoded by the coding sequence ATGAGCGCCGAGTCAACGGGGCAGAACGAAGACTATCTCCGCGCCTTTCGGCGGCGCTTTAGCGACTGGAGGGGCTCACGTCCCTTCTGGGCGGGCCTGTTGGTCCTGCTCGGCGGTTTCCCGATCATGTATCTGCCGTACGCGAACCTCCAGATCGGTCACCTCACGCTCGCCATGTCGACGACGGGCGGCGCGGGATCCCTCATCATCGGCGTGCTGCTGGTGGTGCTCGGGGTCAGCCTCTGGTTCCAGCGGCACGTACGCACCTTCGCCGGTACGGCGGCGATCCTCCTGGCGCTCGTGTCCATCCCGGTCTCCAACCTCGGTGGCTTCGGTGTCGGCTTCCTGCTCTCCCTGATCGGCGGTGCGCTGGCCATCGCCTGGGCGCCCGGTCACGAGGAGGCGGCGGTGCCGTCCACCTACAAGACCCCGTCGCGGAAGCCGGTCGCGCAGGACACGGCTCCCGAGAACACGGCACAGCAAGGTGCGGTCCCCCTGCACAAGGGCGACGCCCCGGAGTCCGCGGGAGCGGGCTCGGTGAGCGGGGCGGCGAACGACGAGGGCGACGACCTGACAGGTACCACCCCCACGAACGGGACGAACGGGAGGCACAGTGCCGGCTGA
- a CDS encoding DUF6230 family protein → MESQVRGGTRWKRFAVVMVPSVAATAAIGVALAQGALAASFSVSGQSFKVTAGQLDGTGFSQYGALDEGYTLKGEKTVHPVAVSAFKTASITNMCQSVVTPGVPLLGSVSLKLTAGTGGKKVEAENLYIDVEDLEADAVFKGIDIGVAAKDANKGPGMKGGSEQANPYGFAQQADSASLTGVKQTAWATTAGTFKLSNLKMSLHKGVVECY, encoded by the coding sequence ATGGAGTCCCAGGTGCGTGGCGGGACCAGATGGAAGCGGTTCGCTGTGGTCATGGTGCCCAGCGTCGCCGCCACGGCAGCGATAGGTGTCGCCCTCGCGCAGGGTGCTCTCGCCGCGTCGTTCAGCGTGTCGGGCCAGTCGTTCAAGGTGACGGCGGGTCAGCTCGACGGCACGGGCTTCTCGCAGTACGGAGCGCTCGACGAGGGTTACACCCTCAAGGGCGAGAAGACGGTTCACCCCGTCGCCGTTTCGGCGTTCAAGACCGCGTCGATCACCAACATGTGCCAGTCGGTCGTCACCCCCGGTGTCCCGCTGCTCGGTAGCGTCAGCCTCAAGCTGACCGCCGGTACCGGTGGCAAGAAGGTCGAGGCCGAGAACCTCTACATCGACGTCGAGGACCTTGAGGCGGATGCCGTCTTCAAGGGCATCGACATCGGTGTGGCGGCCAAGGACGCCAACAAGGGTCCGGGCATGAAGGGTGGCTCGGAGCAGGCCAACCCCTACGGGTTCGCTCAGCAGGCCGACTCGGCCTCGCTGACCGGCGTGAAGCAGACGGCGTGGGCGACCACCGCCGGAACCTTCAAGCTGAGCAACTTGAAGATGTCGCTCCACAAGGGCGTCGTGGAGTGCTACTAG